Proteins co-encoded in one Flavobacterium fluviale genomic window:
- a CDS encoding sensor histidine kinase → MERKEIQLLVISLGIVFFTLLIVILIIFFYFLKKKNNFVVEKMEADLYFQSELVKTRIEIKDQTLSEISKELHDNIGQIISVAIMQLNISISNKNVQISELKDMKAVLAKALDELRILSRIINKDNLLQNNFLEAIQQDLERIKKLKKIKYNFNQIGAIPTINEEHELIIYRIFQEALHNSLKHSRSDLFDVNIETTDSVFKLQLKDFGIGYDNKKSNSGLGLNNMRLRAKLIGAVLIINSDKTGTSVTIEYPLTQDHEN, encoded by the coding sequence ATGGAGCGAAAAGAAATACAATTATTAGTCATTTCTCTGGGTATCGTTTTCTTTACCCTTCTTATCGTTATACTTATAATTTTCTTTTATTTTTTAAAGAAGAAAAACAACTTTGTGGTGGAGAAAATGGAGGCCGACTTGTATTTCCAATCAGAGCTGGTTAAAACCAGAATTGAAATAAAAGATCAGACTTTGTCTGAAATTAGTAAAGAACTTCACGACAATATCGGCCAGATTATATCTGTCGCTATTATGCAGCTTAATATTTCAATCAGCAATAAAAATGTTCAGATTAGTGAACTTAAAGACATGAAAGCTGTTTTGGCTAAAGCCTTGGACGAACTGAGAATTCTTTCAAGAATTATCAATAAAGACAATCTGCTTCAGAACAACTTTCTTGAAGCTATTCAGCAGGATTTGGAAAGAATTAAGAAACTTAAAAAAATCAAATACAATTTTAATCAAATAGGAGCAATTCCGACCATAAATGAGGAACATGAATTAATCATTTACAGAATTTTCCAAGAGGCTCTTCACAATAGTTTAAAACACTCTCGAAGTGATTTATTTGATGTGAACATCGAAACTACTGATTCCGTTTTTAAATTACAATTAAAAGATTTCGGAATTGGATACGACAATAAAAAATCAAATTCAGGATTAGGTCTTAATAATATGAGATTGAGAGCCAAATTAATTGGTGCTGTATTAATTATAAAT
- a CDS encoding N-acetylmuramidase domain-containing protein: MRTIKAGAKSAEVYYLNELLAKLKYSVIVSDYFGTATDKAVKDFQSNNNLVVDGVVGLKTWSALLEKSKNSFSSNSKLLSEQNLIDFSNQFNLELAVVKAVNEVESNGKGFLIDGRPKILFEGHIFWRELEKRGINPRSYLNSNNQDILFENYTKKYYVGGTAEYTRLEKARNLGQDKKIKDAANSSASWGLFQIMGFNALSIGYKSVDEFVEKMNQNEGEHLKAFGLFLEKNNLISLLRNKNWASFALKYNGPAYKTNKYDEKLMRAYQKYL; this comes from the coding sequence ATGAGAACTATAAAAGCAGGAGCAAAGTCTGCAGAAGTTTATTACTTAAATGAGCTTTTGGCAAAATTAAAATACAGTGTAATTGTTTCCGATTATTTCGGAACAGCAACCGATAAGGCAGTTAAAGATTTTCAATCCAATAATAATTTAGTTGTTGACGGCGTAGTAGGATTAAAAACCTGGTCGGCACTTTTAGAGAAAAGTAAAAATAGTTTTTCGTCTAACAGCAAACTGCTTTCAGAACAAAATTTAATCGATTTTTCAAATCAGTTTAATCTTGAACTGGCAGTTGTAAAAGCGGTAAATGAAGTAGAAAGCAACGGAAAAGGTTTTTTAATTGACGGACGTCCGAAGATTTTGTTTGAAGGCCATATTTTTTGGCGTGAATTAGAGAAAAGAGGAATTAATCCGAGATCTTATTTGAATTCAAATAATCAGGATATTCTATTTGAAAACTACACTAAAAAATATTATGTAGGAGGAACAGCGGAATATACGCGTCTGGAAAAAGCGAGAAACTTGGGTCAAGACAAAAAAATTAAAGATGCAGCCAACAGTTCAGCTTCGTGGGGATTATTTCAGATAATGGGTTTTAATGCGCTATCAATTGGATATAAAAGCGTAGATGAATTTGTAGAAAAAATGAACCAAAACGAAGGCGAGCATTTAAAAGCTTTCGGATTATTCCTCGAAAAAAACAATTTGATATCTCTTCTCAGAAATAAAAATTGGGCGTCTTTCGCTCTAAAATACAATGGACCAGCCTATAAAACCAACAAATATGATGAGAAGTTAATGAGAGCTTATCAGAAATACTTATGA